A genome region from Meriones unguiculatus strain TT.TT164.6M chromosome 19, Bangor_MerUng_6.1, whole genome shotgun sequence includes the following:
- the Znf169 gene encoding zinc finger protein 169, whose protein sequence is MAPGLLTTRDKALMAFHDVAVAFSQMEWELLSPAQRTLYREVMLENYSHLVALGIVFSKPKLITQLEQGAEPWRDGSGCLLDLCLEPRMELEAHVPCPIPFASPEVLRACVPSGQPPHACPGPPAGSRLQSEAAGCPHGGGDEEGDSGDALLQRASPSPCRGHAACWAEGSGTRTNPGLAQAGLPDRAGAVWRGPGEPQPGALLHGAFPLAPAFPDFGRGFCQGSEVTPPQPPPGAEKPYSCSECGHQFAHKASLTVHQRKHSGEKPHVCEQCGRGFMYVSSLNSHKKVVHSGERPLACAECGRGFRQQIDLLLHQRTHLDQKPFACPECGRGFCRKASLIQHRWSAHSGENPFLCPVCGRGFRLLSRLLTHQVTHSGEKPYVCPDCGKRFGQRGTLIRHQKTHTGEKPHVCRQCGWGFTQKVNLVRHQRVHAEVRPYLCPECGRAFEFKSLLTRHRKTHTGEKPYVCAQCGRGFSQKFNLLGHQRVHAGELPFLCPECGRAFLKKATLVRHQRTHAGWEKPYRCAECGRAFEFKSLLTRHQKTHTGERPHVCAQCGRAFSQKFNLIGHQKTHTGEKPYACPQCGQSFRQKFNLLRHQRIHTGEKPFLCAECGHAFGKKVSLLRHQRTHGEEKPYRCPECGRAFEFKSLLLRHQKTHTGEKPYVCAQCGKAFSQKFNLIGHQRSHTGEKPYPCPQCGRAFGFKSLLTRHQRTHSK, encoded by the exons GCATTAATGGCCTTCCATGATGTGGCTGTGGCCTTCAGCCAGATGGAATGGGAACTGTTGAGTCCAGCTCAGAGGACCCTGTACAGGGAGGTGATGCTGGAGAACTACAGCCACCTGGTGGCCCTGG GAATTGTGTTTTCCAAACCGAAACTCATCACACAGCTGGAGCAAGGGGCGGAACCCTGGAGAGATGGCAGTGGATGCCTTTTGGACCTTTGTCTAG AACCCAGGATGGAATTAGAGGCCCATGTCCCCTGCCCGATACCCTTTGCCAGTCCGGAAGTCCTCCGAGCGTGTGTGCCGAGCGGACAGCCCCCTCACGCCTGCCCTGGCCCACCGGCAGGCAGCAGGCTGCAGTCGGAAGCTGCGGGCTGCCCCCACGGCGGAGGAGACGAGGAGGGAGACAGCGGCGACGCCCTCCTGCAGAGGGCGAGCCCCAGCCCGTGCCGCGGCCACGCAGCCTGCTGGGCGGAGGGCAGCGGGACGCGGACGAACCCCGGCCTGGCGCAGGCAGGGCTCCCCGACAGGGCGGGCGCGGTGTGGCGGGGACCCGGGGAGCCCCAGCCCGGAGCGCTCCTCCACGGAGCCTTCCCGCTGGCCCCGGCCTTTCCTGACTTCGGTCGGGGCTTCTGCCAGGGGTCGGAGGTCAcgccgccgcagccgccgccCGGGGCGGAGAAGCCTTACTCGTGCTCCGAGTGCGGGCACCAGTTCGCCCACAAGGCCTCGCTCACCGTGCACCAGAGGAAGCACTCGGGGGAGAAGCCGCACGTGTGCGAGCAGTGCGGGCGGGGCTTCATGTACGTGTCGTCGCTCAACAGCCACAAGAAGGTCGTCCACTCCGGGGAGCGGCCGCTGGCGTGCGCCGAGTGCGGCCGCGGCTTCCGCCAGCAGATCGACCTCCTGCTCCACCAGCGCACCCACCTGGACCAGAAGCCGTTCGCCTGCCCCGAGTGCGGCCGCGGCTTCTGCCGGAAGGCCTCGCTCATCCAGCACCGCTGGAGCGCGCACTCGGGCGAGAACCCCTTCCTGTGCCCCGTGTGCGGCCGCGGCTTCCGGCTGCTGTCCAGGCTCCTCACCCACCAGGTCACGCACTCGGGCGAGAAGCCCTACGTCTGCCCCGACTGCGGGAAGCGCTTCGGCCAGAGGGGCACGCTCATCCGGCACCAGAAGACGCACACCGGGGAGAAGCCGCATGTGTGCCGCCAGTGCGGCTGGGGCTTCACGCAGAAGGTCAACCTCGTCCGGCACCAGCGGGTCCACGCCGAGGTGAGGCCCTACCTGTGCCCCGAGTGCGGGCGCGCCTTCGAGTTCAAGTCCCTCCTCACCAGGCACCGGAAGACGCACACCGGGGAGAAGCCCTACGTGTGCGCCCAGTGCGGCCGCGGCTTCAGCCAGAAGTTCAACCTCCTCGGCCACCAGAGGGTGCACGCGGGGGAGCTGCCTTTCCTGTGCCCCGAGTGCGGGCGCGCCTTCCTGAAGAAGGCCACGCTCGTCCGGCACCAGCGGACCCACGCGGGCTGGGAGAAGCCCTACCGGTGCGCCGAGTGCGGGCGCGCCTTCGAGTTCAAGTCCCTCCTCACCAGGCACCAGAAGACGCACACCGGGGAGAGGCCGCACGTGTGCGCCCAGTGCGGCCGGGCGTTCAGCCAGAAGTTCAACCTCATCGGCCACCAGAAGACGCACACGGGGGAGAAGCCCTACGCGTGTCCGCAGTGCGGCCAGAGTTTCAGGCAGAAGTTCAACCTCCTTCGGCACCAGAGGATCCACACCGGGGAGAAGCCGTTCCTGTGCGCCGAGTGCGGGCACGCCTTCGGGAAGAAGGTCTCTCTCCTCCGGCACCAGAGGACCCACGGGGAGGAGAAGCCCTACCGGTGCCCGGAGTGCGGGCGCGCCTTCGAGTTCAAGTCCCTCCTCCTCAGACACCAGAAGACGCACACGGGGGAGAAGCCCTACGTGTGCGCCCAGTGTGGGAAGGCGTTCAGCCAGAAGTTCAACCTCATCGGGCACCAGAGGAGCCACACGGGGGAGAAGCCCTACCCGTGCCCCCAGTGCGGGCGCGCCTTTGGTTTTAAGTCACTTCTCACCAGGCACCAGAGGACACACTCCAAGTAG